In the genome of Planctomyces sp. SH-PL62, the window ACGGTCTCGTCGGACGGCCCGTGGAGTTGGCCGACGTCGGTGGGGTGAGGAGGCAGGCGGTCGAGCACATGGGGGATGCCTAGAAGGTCGGCCGGCGGAGCGCAAGCGCCCACGTCAACTCGGCTTGCCCTTTGGGTTAGCCGACTGCCACTTGGCCAGACGACTTCGATTTCCCTCCGTTAGCCGTAACCTCTGAATCGTCGGCATGCCCCTTCGGGATGATGACCGGCTCGCAGGCCAGGCTCTTCCGGAAGGCTGCCCCTAGGTTGACGGTCTGGCCCCGAAGCGCCTCCCAGCATCGCTTAGCCTTGCACCACTCGCCGATGTTCTGCCCCCCGGGAGGCGACGTGATGCACTGCTGGGCCGCGAGGCCGATCCTCGCGATAGCCTGCTCGACTGGCTCGCTCAGCTCCTGCTCTTTCCAGATCCTGTCGAGGTCGAGGCGGCCCCCCGTTGAGTGGGCGAGGTAGGCGATCGAGTAGGTCACGATGTTCGCCTTGTAGCCGCCGAGGTCGAGGCCCTGGATGATCTGGTCGGTGCGCTTGAACAGGATCGCGAGGGCGACGATCCGGTTGAAGTCACGCGTCTCAACCTTGTCCCAGGCCGCCACCCCGCGCGCCGCGGACATGAACTGGAGGAAGTTCTTCTGCGCGCCCAAGCTCACGACGTGGGGCAGCTGGTGCCAGGAGTTAAGGAGCTTCCCGATGTCAGTCTTGGAGAAACGCTGGGTCGGCGGGTAGAGCTCGCGGAACCGCTTCTTCCTCGCGAGCGTTCCCAGCCGCCCCTGTTCGTAGAGATACTGCCCACGCACCCTCTCGTAGAACCAGTAGGACTCCTGTCCCCCCGCAGGAGCCGGGGCCAGGGTCGTCCGCGACAGCTTTTCGATTCGGACGTGGAAGGCCTCGTTGGCCGCGAAGTCCGCCTCGCTCACCTTGTTTTGGCTGTTCGCGTACTGCGAGATCAGCGGGACGACGCCCTCGACGGCCTCCTCCGGGACGACGGTCAGCTTGGTCTGCACCATGACCCCGTCCAGCTTCGCCCCGTCCTTGAAGCGGGCGTGGTGTATGGTGGCGGTCGTCTGCCCGCCATTGACGATCTGGAGGTTTCGGATGTGGGTGATGGCACGTCCGCCGCCCGGGACCTCGACCAAGGTGACCGCGTCCGCCACGGCGGAGATTCCGTTGTTGAACGCCAGGAACCTCTGAGGCTCGTTGATCAGCGTCCGCCTGATGCCCTGATTGACCTTGCCTCTGATCTGCAGGAACGCCCGGACGTTCCGCTCGAGCATCCGAAGACCATGCGTCTCGTACAGCTCGGACAGGATCTCGCCGGGGAGGTAGGTCAGGTAGACCGCGCAGTCGCCCGCCGCCCCGGGGGTGACCAGGCAGGGCAGGTTCTGGCCGAACTGCTTCTTGAGGTCGATCTCGATCGGCTCGGCCTGGCTGCCCGAGGTCTCGAAGCGATGGAGCCTGGTGATATCCC includes:
- a CDS encoding AIPR family protein, whose amino-acid sequence is MKVDVSLQEYADELRLQVDDQSTSAEGSGYWINTFTRVMIERLEGLGVLDGGEDCYHKARGIEVNGYHLSEDDGRLDLFTCIHAKGSPPPTVGKDLVDAQFRRLAAFLGKCFDGLHRTLEQSSELHAVAHRIYQHRKSLEKVRLFLFTDGQVKLTKYGMSAKSDDDRLAGIKLSCEIWDITRLHRFETSGSQAEPIEIDLKKQFGQNLPCLVTPGAAGDCAVYLTYLPGEILSELYETHGLRMLERNVRAFLQIRGKVNQGIRRTLINEPQRFLAFNNGISAVADAVTLVEVPGGGRAITHIRNLQIVNGGQTTATIHHARFKDGAKLDGVMVQTKLTVVPEEAVEGVVPLISQYANSQNKVSEADFAANEAFHVRIEKLSRTTLAPAPAGGQESYWFYERVRGQYLYEQGRLGTLARKKRFRELYPPTQRFSKTDIGKLLNSWHQLPHVVSLGAQKNFLQFMSAARGVAAWDKVETRDFNRIVALAILFKRTDQIIQGLDLGGYKANIVTYSIAYLAHSTGGRLDLDRIWKEQELSEPVEQAIARIGLAAQQCITSPPGGQNIGEWCKAKRCWEALRGQTVNLGAAFRKSLACEPVIIPKGHADDSEVTANGGKSKSSGQVAVG